A stretch of Shinella zoogloeoides DNA encodes these proteins:
- a CDS encoding electron transfer flavoprotein subunit beta/FixA family protein: MKILVPVKRVVDYNVKIRVKADGSGVELANVKMSMNPFDEISVEEALRLKEAGKAEEVVVVSIGPAKAEETLRTALAMGADRAVLVETEDAVEPLAVAKILKGVAEAEQPGLIIVGKQAIDDDSNQTGQMLSALLGWAQATFASKVEIGNGSAQVTREVDGGLQTIEVKLPAVVTTDLRLNEPRYASLPNIMKAKKKPLDKKSPADFGVDTAPRLKVLKTEEPSGRKAGVKVKSVAELVEKLKTEAGVL; this comes from the coding sequence ATGAAGATCTTGGTCCCAGTCAAGCGGGTCGTTGACTACAACGTGAAGATCCGTGTGAAGGCGGACGGCTCGGGTGTCGAGCTTGCCAATGTTAAGATGTCGATGAATCCGTTCGACGAGATTTCGGTCGAAGAGGCGCTGCGTCTGAAGGAAGCCGGCAAGGCCGAGGAAGTGGTCGTGGTCTCCATCGGCCCGGCCAAGGCCGAGGAAACGCTGCGCACCGCGCTCGCCATGGGCGCCGACCGCGCCGTTCTGGTCGAGACGGAAGACGCCGTCGAGCCGCTCGCCGTCGCCAAGATCCTCAAGGGTGTGGCGGAAGCCGAACAGCCCGGCCTGATCATCGTCGGCAAGCAGGCGATCGACGACGATTCGAACCAGACCGGTCAGATGCTTTCCGCGTTGCTCGGCTGGGCACAGGCGACCTTCGCCTCCAAGGTCGAGATCGGCAACGGTTCGGCGCAGGTCACCCGCGAAGTCGACGGCGGCCTCCAGACCATCGAGGTGAAGCTGCCGGCTGTCGTCACCACCGACCTTCGCCTCAACGAGCCGCGTTACGCCTCGCTGCCGAACATCATGAAGGCGAAGAAGAAGCCGCTCGACAAGAAGTCGCCGGCCGATTTCGGCGTTGACACCGCCCCGCGCCTGAAGGTGCTGAAGACCGAGGAACCGTCGGGCCGCAAGGCCGGCGTCAAGGTCAAGTCGGTCGCCGAGCTGGTCGAAAAGCTCAAGACCGAAGCCGGCGTGCTGTAA
- a CDS encoding rhomboid family intramembrane serine protease, with amino-acid sequence MFIPLHDANSLKHIKVQYVTIGLILIDFAVWLVTGLTATQTFSDAVVVGLGYIPAVVFGYAALEPALVLVPEDATYVTYAFLHGDFLHLASNMLFLWVFGDNVEDALGHVRFLLFYLLCAAAGALVHGLVQPDSEAPLIGASGAVAGVVAAYFLLHSKVRVWVLVFFRIPLPMPAVIPLAFWILQQFYMLVVDGEGAVSWGAHVGGIVAGAILVVLLRRRGVPLFDRTIVTPKAVRHVEAAPAPVEEAAARPSVPPTHWGR; translated from the coding sequence ATGTTCATACCGCTGCATGACGCGAACTCCCTGAAGCATATCAAGGTGCAATATGTCACGATCGGGCTGATCCTGATCGATTTCGCCGTCTGGCTGGTGACCGGCCTTACCGCGACGCAGACCTTCTCCGATGCCGTGGTGGTCGGCCTCGGCTATATTCCGGCGGTGGTCTTCGGCTATGCCGCCCTGGAGCCGGCCCTCGTGCTGGTGCCGGAGGATGCGACCTACGTCACCTACGCCTTCCTGCACGGCGATTTCCTGCATCTTGCCTCGAACATGCTGTTTCTCTGGGTGTTCGGCGACAATGTGGAGGATGCGCTGGGGCATGTCCGCTTCCTCCTGTTCTATCTCCTGTGCGCGGCGGCCGGCGCGCTGGTGCATGGCCTCGTGCAGCCGGATTCCGAGGCGCCGCTGATCGGCGCATCGGGCGCCGTCGCCGGCGTGGTCGCGGCCTATTTCCTGCTGCATTCCAAGGTGCGCGTCTGGGTTCTGGTGTTCTTCCGCATTCCCCTGCCGATGCCCGCGGTCATCCCGCTCGCCTTCTGGATACTCCAGCAGTTCTACATGCTCGTCGTGGACGGCGAGGGCGCGGTGTCCTGGGGCGCGCATGTCGGCGGCATCGTCGCGGGGGCGATCCTCGTGGTGCTGCTGCGCCGGCGCGGGGTGCCGCTGTTCGACCGGACCATCGTGACGCCGAAGGCCGTGCGGCATGTCGAGGCGGCGCCGGCGCCGGTGGAGGAGGCGGCCGCACGCCCCTCGGTTCCGCCCACGCATTGGGGCCGTTGA
- a CDS encoding cob(I)yrinic acid a,c-diamide adenosyltransferase codes for MVKLNKIYTRTGDNGTTGLVAGPRRKKHDLRVESYGEVDEANSCVGLARQHLAAHPSLDGMLLRIQNDLFDLGADLAAPETGEKLAYEPLRIVQAQVDRLEREIDQLNADLEPLRSFVLPGGTPAAAALHLARTVARRAERRIVALQDSEGEMVSAAAVAYINRLSDFLFVAARWVNDKGRTDILWVPGQNR; via the coding sequence ATGGTCAAGCTCAACAAGATCTATACCCGCACCGGCGACAACGGCACGACGGGTCTCGTCGCCGGCCCGCGCCGCAAGAAGCACGACCTGCGTGTCGAATCTTACGGCGAGGTGGACGAGGCGAATTCCTGCGTCGGGCTTGCGCGCCAGCATCTCGCCGCGCACCCGTCGCTCGACGGCATGCTGCTGCGCATCCAGAACGATCTGTTCGATCTCGGCGCCGATCTAGCCGCGCCCGAGACCGGCGAGAAACTCGCCTACGAGCCGCTGCGCATCGTCCAGGCGCAGGTCGACCGGCTGGAGCGGGAGATCGACCAGCTCAATGCCGACCTGGAGCCGCTGCGCTCCTTCGTGCTGCCGGGCGGCACGCCGGCCGCGGCGGCCCTGCATCTGGCGCGCACCGTCGCGCGGCGGGCCGAGCGGCGCATTGTCGCCCTGCAGGACAGCGAGGGCGAAATGGTGTCGGCGGCGGCGGTCGCCTATATCAACCGGCTCTCCGATTTCCTCTTCGTCGCGGCGCGCTGGGTGAACGACAAGGGGCGCACGGACATATTGTGGGTTCCGGGGCAGAACAGGTAA
- a CDS encoding SDR family oxidoreductase, producing MTTPPSIIVTGCSSGIGAHCARALKAEGWRVFATVRREEDRVSLEADGIEALLMDYTEPETIAALVDTVLARTGGRLDALFNNGAYGQAGAVEDLPAEALRLQLETNVIGWHDLTRRAIPVMRRQGHGRIVQCSSILGIVPYRWRGAYNASKFALEGLSLTLRMELAGSGIHVSLIEPGPIASRFTANALTHIEKHIDLENSVHAEEYRRQLQRLRGEAKPARGKLGPEAVHAALRHALTARRPRPHYIVTSPARKGALLKKLLPAALFYRIIGRLG from the coding sequence ATGACCACCCCGCCGAGCATTATCGTCACCGGCTGCTCGTCCGGCATCGGCGCGCATTGCGCCCGCGCGCTGAAGGCGGAAGGCTGGCGGGTGTTCGCGACGGTGCGGCGCGAGGAGGATCGGGTTTCGCTCGAGGCCGACGGTATCGAGGCGCTGCTGATGGACTATACCGAGCCGGAAACCATTGCCGCGCTCGTCGATACGGTGCTGGCGCGCACCGGCGGGCGGCTCGACGCGCTGTTCAACAACGGCGCCTATGGCCAGGCCGGCGCGGTGGAGGACCTGCCGGCCGAGGCGCTGCGGCTTCAGCTCGAAACGAATGTCATCGGCTGGCACGACCTGACGCGGCGGGCGATCCCCGTCATGCGCCGGCAGGGCCATGGCCGCATCGTGCAGTGCTCATCGATCCTCGGCATCGTGCCCTATCGGTGGCGTGGGGCCTACAACGCCTCGAAATTCGCGCTGGAGGGCCTGTCGCTGACGTTGCGCATGGAGCTTGCGGGGTCGGGTATCCATGTCAGCCTCATCGAGCCGGGGCCGATCGCCTCGCGCTTCACTGCCAATGCGCTCACCCATATCGAGAAGCACATCGACCTCGAAAACTCGGTGCATGCAGAGGAGTATCGGCGGCAGCTCCAGCGGCTGCGCGGCGAGGCGAAGCCGGCGCGCGGCAAGCTGGGGCCGGAGGCGGTGCATGCGGCGCTGCGCCATGCGCTGACGGCCAGACGCCCGCGGCCGCACTACATCGTGACCTCGCCGGCCCGCAAGGGCGCGCTCCTGAAGAAGCTGCTGCCGGCGGCGCTCTTCTACCGCATCATCGGGCGGCTTGGCTGA
- a CDS encoding sulfate/molybdate ABC transporter ATP-binding protein: MKIRLTNVVKEFETFRAVHGVSLDIESGELVALLGPSGSGKTTILRMVAGLEYADAGAIYFGEENATDIPVRERGVGFVFQHYALFPHMTVGENIAFGMKVSRIKRTPQAIAERVEELLDLVQLGGLKDRFPGQISGGQRQRVALARALAVDPRVLLLDEPFGALDANVRRDLRRWLRKIHDELGITTLFVTHDQEEALDLADRVVILNKGRIVQEGTPEAVCRNPADAFVMNFLGDANRLDADIRGGRAYVDDVAFEADGVADGGGQILFRPADVTWREDGQGIAAKIVRVIDRPDSRRVLALTGSGQPVEFDTAPEFPHTKGEAGFIDIRRPRVYAAA, translated from the coding sequence GTGAAGATCCGTCTTACCAATGTGGTCAAGGAGTTCGAGACCTTCCGCGCCGTGCACGGCGTCTCGCTCGATATCGAGAGCGGGGAACTGGTCGCGCTGCTCGGCCCGTCCGGCTCCGGAAAGACGACGATCCTGCGCATGGTCGCCGGCCTCGAATATGCCGATGCCGGTGCGATCTATTTCGGCGAGGAGAACGCGACCGACATTCCCGTGCGCGAGCGCGGCGTCGGCTTCGTCTTCCAGCACTACGCGCTCTTCCCGCATATGACGGTGGGCGAGAACATCGCCTTCGGCATGAAGGTCTCCCGGATCAAGCGCACCCCGCAGGCGATTGCCGAGCGGGTCGAGGAACTGCTCGACCTCGTGCAGCTCGGCGGCCTCAAGGATCGCTTCCCCGGCCAGATTTCCGGCGGTCAGCGCCAGCGTGTGGCGCTCGCCCGGGCGCTTGCCGTCGATCCGCGCGTGCTGCTGCTCGACGAGCCGTTCGGCGCGCTCGACGCCAATGTGCGGCGCGACCTGCGCCGCTGGTTGCGCAAGATTCACGACGAGCTCGGCATTACCACGCTTTTCGTCACGCATGACCAGGAAGAGGCGCTGGACCTTGCCGACCGCGTCGTCATCCTCAATAAGGGCCGGATCGTGCAGGAGGGTACGCCCGAAGCCGTGTGCCGCAACCCGGCCGATGCCTTCGTGATGAACTTTCTGGGCGACGCCAACCGGCTCGATGCGGATATCCGCGGCGGCAGGGCCTATGTCGACGACGTCGCCTTCGAGGCCGATGGCGTCGCCGATGGCGGCGGGCAGATCCTCTTCCGCCCGGCGGATGTCACCTGGCGTGAGGACGGGCAGGGCATCGCGGCGAAGATCGTGCGCGTCATCGACCGGCCGGATTCGCGCCGCGTGCTGGCGCTGACCGGCAGCGGCCAGCCGGTGGAGTTCGACACCGCGCCGGAATTCCCGCATACCAAGGGTGAGGCGGGTTTCATCGATATCCGCCGGCCGCGTGTCTACGCGGCGGCATGA
- the cysT gene encoding sulfate ABC transporter permease subunit CysT, with translation MRRRVLPGLPLALGITLVYVAVIVVLPLAALIFKAASLGPADYWRIVSSDRAFASYRVTVLCALAATVFNLLFGMALAWVLVRYRFPGRRLVDALVDLPFALPTAVAGIALTTLFATNGWFGGPLSHLGIKVAYTPLGIIVAMSFTSLPFIVRTVQPVLEELDPALEEAGQTLGASDLSIFTGVILPLLTPAILAGVSLSFARSLGEFGAIIFIAGNQPFSTEITALLAFIRLEEYDYPASAAIASVMLLTAFVMLAITNLMQARALRYTARG, from the coding sequence GTGAGGCGGCGCGTGCTGCCGGGCCTGCCGCTCGCGCTCGGCATAACCCTCGTCTATGTCGCCGTCATCGTGGTGCTGCCGCTGGCGGCGCTCATCTTCAAGGCGGCGAGCCTGGGGCCGGCCGATTACTGGCGCATCGTCTCATCCGACCGCGCCTTCGCCAGCTACCGGGTGACGGTGCTCTGCGCGCTGGCGGCCACCGTCTTCAATCTTCTCTTCGGCATGGCGCTCGCTTGGGTGCTGGTGCGCTACCGCTTCCCCGGCCGCCGGCTGGTCGATGCGCTGGTGGACCTGCCCTTCGCGCTGCCGACCGCCGTCGCGGGCATCGCGCTCACCACGCTGTTCGCCACGAACGGCTGGTTCGGCGGCCCGCTTTCCCATCTCGGCATCAAGGTCGCCTATACGCCGCTCGGCATCATCGTCGCCATGAGCTTCACCAGCCTGCCCTTCATCGTGCGAACGGTGCAGCCGGTGCTGGAGGAACTCGATCCCGCTCTCGAGGAGGCAGGGCAGACGCTCGGCGCCAGCGATCTCTCGATCTTCACCGGCGTCATCCTGCCGCTCCTGACGCCCGCGATCCTCGCCGGCGTATCGCTCTCCTTCGCGCGCAGCCTCGGTGAGTTCGGCGCGATCATCTTCATTGCCGGCAACCAGCCGTTCTCGACGGAGATCACGGCGCTGCTCGCCTTCATCCGGCTGGAGGAATACGATTATCCCGCCTCGGCGGCGATCGCCTCCGTCATGCTGCTGACGGCCTTCGTCATGCTGGCGATCACCAATCTCATGCAGGCCCGCGCCCTGCGCTACACGGCGAGGGGCTGA
- a CDS encoding electron transfer flavoprotein subunit alpha/FixB family protein, translating to MAILLLADHDNAHLSDQTAKALTAAARIGSDVHVLVAGSNAKAAAEQAAKLSGVTKVLLADDANLANNLAEPLAALIVSLAGNYDAIVSAATSVGKNVLPRVAALLDVAQVSEIVEVVSADTFKRPIYAGNAIQTVQSTDAKKVITVRTASFAAAGEGGSAQVETISAAANPGLSTHVKDALSSSDRPELTSAKIIISGGRALGSSEKFQEVILPVADKLGAAVGASRAAVDAGYAPNDWQVGQTGKVVAPQLYIACGISGAIQHLAGMKDSKVIVAINKDEEAPIFQVADYGLVGDLFEILPELQKAL from the coding sequence ATGGCCATTCTTCTTCTGGCAGATCACGACAACGCGCACCTTTCCGACCAGACCGCCAAGGCACTGACGGCAGCCGCCAGGATCGGCTCCGACGTGCATGTGCTCGTCGCCGGCAGCAATGCCAAGGCTGCCGCCGAACAGGCGGCGAAGCTCTCGGGCGTGACGAAGGTCCTGCTCGCCGACGATGCAAACCTTGCCAACAACCTCGCAGAACCGCTGGCCGCGCTCATCGTGTCGCTTGCCGGCAACTATGACGCCATCGTCTCGGCCGCCACCTCGGTCGGCAAGAACGTGCTGCCGCGCGTTGCCGCGCTGCTTGATGTCGCGCAGGTGTCGGAAATCGTCGAGGTCGTCTCGGCCGACACGTTCAAGCGTCCGATCTATGCGGGCAATGCCATCCAGACGGTTCAGTCCACCGATGCGAAGAAGGTGATCACCGTCCGCACGGCGTCCTTCGCCGCAGCAGGCGAGGGCGGAAGCGCACAGGTCGAAACGATCTCCGCTGCTGCGAACCCGGGCCTGTCGACCCACGTCAAGGATGCGCTGTCCTCGTCGGACCGTCCGGAACTGACGTCGGCCAAGATCATCATCTCGGGCGGCCGTGCGCTCGGCTCGTCGGAGAAGTTCCAGGAAGTCATCCTTCCGGTTGCCGACAAGCTCGGTGCTGCCGTCGGTGCCTCCCGCGCTGCGGTCGATGCGGGCTATGCGCCGAACGACTGGCAGGTCGGCCAGACGGGCAAGGTGGTCGCGCCGCAGCTCTACATCGCCTGCGGCATTTCGGGTGCGATCCAGCATCTTGCCGGCATGAAGGACTCGAAGGTGATCGTGGCCATCAACAAGGACGAGGAAGCGCCGATCTTTCAGGTCGCGGACTACGGCCTCGTCGGCGATCTCTTCGAAATCCTCCCGGAGCTTCAGAAGGCTCTCTGA
- the tlpA gene encoding thiol:disulfide interchange protein TlpA: protein MSVKKKLGLPAGKLIAIAGLAGLLAGGAAIYVKESLSGNGAVASADPAACALAAERAAAITPFSKGEVAAMRTVDEHRPLPDLAFNGPDGKARTIADFSGKTLLVNLWATWCVPCREEMPALNALQKTLGSDRFEVVAINIDTGDDEKPKAFLDETGVHDLAFYRDASMGVFNTLKKEGLAFGLPVTLLMDEKGCLISAMNGPAAWDSEDAKALINAALAAPKI from the coding sequence ATGTCAGTGAAGAAGAAACTCGGCCTGCCCGCAGGAAAGCTCATCGCCATCGCCGGGCTTGCCGGACTTCTCGCCGGTGGTGCTGCGATATACGTGAAGGAAAGCCTGTCTGGCAATGGCGCCGTCGCCTCCGCCGATCCCGCCGCCTGCGCGCTTGCCGCCGAAAGGGCCGCCGCGATCACGCCCTTCTCCAAGGGTGAGGTCGCCGCCATGCGCACCGTCGACGAACACCGCCCCCTCCCCGACCTTGCCTTCAACGGGCCGGACGGCAAGGCGCGGACCATCGCCGACTTCTCGGGCAAGACGCTGCTGGTCAATCTCTGGGCGACCTGGTGCGTGCCCTGCCGCGAGGAGATGCCTGCGCTCAACGCGCTCCAGAAGACCCTCGGCAGCGACAGGTTCGAGGTGGTTGCGATCAACATCGACACCGGCGACGACGAGAAGCCGAAGGCCTTCCTCGACGAGACCGGCGTACACGACCTCGCCTTCTACCGCGACGCCTCGATGGGCGTCTTCAACACGTTGAAGAAGGAGGGCCTCGCCTTCGGCCTGCCCGTCACGCTGCTGATGGACGAGAAGGGTTGCCTGATCTCCGCCATGAACGGCCCCGCCGCCTGGGACAGCGAGGACGCCAAGGCGCTGATCAACGCCGCGCTGGCGGCGCCGAAGATCTGA
- the argH gene encoding argininosuccinate lyase has product MADGTSETKSSNQMWGGRFASGPDAIMEEINASIGFDKKLYAQDIRGSKAHAEMLAHQGIISADDKEKIVHGLDTILSEIEAGTFEFSRKLEDIHMNVEARLATLIGPAAGRLHTARSRNDQVALDFRLWVKEELEKTEKMLTALISAFLDRAEEHAETVMPGFTHLQTAQPVTFGHHCMAYVEMFGRDRQRVRHAIEHLDESPIGAAALAGTGYNIDRHMTAKALGFREPTRNSIDTVSDRDFALEFLSIAAIASVHLSRLAEEIVIWSTPQFGFIRLSDAFSTGSSIMPQKKNPDAAELVRAKTGRINGSLIALLTVMKGLPLAYSKDMQEDKEQVFDAAESLELAIAAMTGMVRDMTIRVDRMKAAAGSGYSTATDLADWLVREAGLPFRDAHHVTGRAVALAESKGCDLAELSLEELQAIHAAITADIFNVLTVEASVASRRSYGGTAPSEVRRQIAWWRQRN; this is encoded by the coding sequence ATGGCAGACGGCACTTCCGAGACGAAATCCTCGAACCAGATGTGGGGCGGCCGCTTCGCCTCGGGACCGGATGCGATCATGGAGGAGATAAATGCCTCCATCGGCTTCGACAAGAAGCTTTACGCCCAGGACATCCGCGGCTCAAAGGCGCATGCGGAAATGCTTGCCCATCAGGGCATCATTTCCGCCGACGATAAGGAAAAGATCGTTCACGGTCTCGACACGATCCTGTCAGAGATCGAAGCCGGCACGTTCGAGTTTTCCCGCAAGCTGGAAGACATTCACATGAATGTCGAGGCGCGGCTGGCGACGTTGATCGGCCCCGCCGCCGGACGCCTGCACACCGCCCGCTCGCGCAACGACCAGGTGGCGCTCGACTTCCGCCTCTGGGTCAAGGAAGAGCTCGAGAAGACCGAGAAGATGCTGACGGCGTTGATATCCGCCTTCCTCGACCGCGCGGAAGAGCATGCCGAGACCGTCATGCCCGGCTTCACCCACCTCCAGACGGCCCAGCCGGTGACCTTCGGCCACCATTGCATGGCCTATGTGGAAATGTTCGGCCGCGACCGCCAGCGCGTGCGCCACGCCATCGAACATCTCGACGAAAGCCCGATCGGTGCGGCCGCGCTCGCTGGCACCGGCTACAACATCGACCGGCACATGACGGCGAAGGCCCTCGGCTTCCGCGAGCCGACCCGCAACTCCATCGACACGGTCTCGGACCGTGACTTCGCGCTGGAGTTCCTCTCCATCGCCGCCATCGCCTCCGTTCACCTCTCGCGCCTTGCGGAAGAGATCGTCATCTGGTCGACGCCGCAGTTCGGTTTCATCCGCCTGTCGGATGCGTTTTCGACCGGCTCGTCCATCATGCCGCAGAAGAAGAATCCCGATGCCGCCGAACTGGTGCGGGCCAAGACCGGCCGCATCAACGGCTCGCTGATCGCGCTGCTGACGGTCATGAAGGGCCTGCCGCTCGCCTATTCCAAGGACATGCAGGAAGACAAGGAACAGGTCTTCGACGCGGCCGAGAGCCTGGAGTTGGCCATCGCCGCGATGACCGGCATGGTGCGCGACATGACGATCCGCGTGGATCGGATGAAGGCGGCGGCGGGTTCGGGCTATTCCACTGCGACGGACCTTGCCGACTGGCTGGTGCGCGAGGCAGGCCTGCCGTTCCGCGACGCCCACCATGTCACCGGCCGCGCCGTGGCGCTTGCCGAAAGCAAGGGCTGCGACCTTGCGGAACTGTCGCTGGAAGAGCTGCAGGCGATCCATGCCGCGATCACCGCCGATATCTTTAACGTGCTGACGGTGGAAGCCTCCGTCGCCAGCCGCAGGAGCTATGGCGGCACCGCGCCGTCGGAGGTCCGCCGGCAGATCGCCTGGTGGCGTCAGCGGAACTGA
- the cysW gene encoding sulfate ABC transporter permease subunit CysW: MAHHGKGKPPRVGDNPLFRRSLLAIVLLLVGLMIVAPLAIIAVEAFSRGIAYFGASIADPDTRHAILLTVITALIAVPINTAFGVAAAWAITKHDFPGKRLLTVIIELPFSVSPIVAGVSYLFVFGLQGLFGPALEAAGIKILFALPGIVLASMFVTAPFVARELIPLMQAQGRDLEEAATSLGASGWRTFFSVTLPNIKWALLYGVVLCNSRVMGEFGAVSVVSGNIRGQTNTLPLHIELLYHDYNAAGSFAAASILAGLAIVTLVAKVALERRGAGRVQRPTALAGADSITSEVKP, from the coding sequence ATGGCGCATCATGGAAAAGGCAAGCCGCCGCGCGTCGGCGACAATCCGCTCTTCCGCCGCTCGCTGCTCGCCATCGTGCTGCTGCTCGTCGGGCTGATGATCGTCGCGCCGCTTGCCATCATCGCCGTCGAGGCCTTTTCGCGCGGCATCGCCTATTTCGGAGCGTCCATCGCCGATCCCGATACGCGCCACGCCATCCTGCTGACGGTGATCACGGCGCTCATCGCCGTGCCGATCAACACCGCCTTCGGCGTTGCGGCGGCCTGGGCGATCACCAAACACGATTTTCCGGGCAAGCGGCTGCTCACCGTCATCATCGAGTTGCCCTTCTCCGTCTCGCCCATCGTCGCGGGCGTTTCCTATCTCTTCGTCTTCGGCCTGCAGGGGCTGTTCGGACCCGCCCTCGAGGCGGCCGGGATCAAGATTCTCTTCGCCCTGCCGGGCATCGTGCTCGCCAGCATGTTCGTGACCGCGCCCTTCGTCGCGCGTGAACTGATCCCGCTGATGCAGGCGCAGGGCCGCGACCTGGAAGAGGCGGCGACCTCGCTCGGGGCGAGCGGCTGGCGCACCTTCTTCTCGGTCACGCTGCCGAACATCAAATGGGCGCTGCTCTACGGCGTCGTGCTGTGCAATTCGCGCGTGATGGGCGAGTTCGGCGCGGTTTCGGTCGTTTCCGGCAATATTCGCGGCCAGACGAATACGCTGCCGCTCCATATCGAGCTGCTCTATCACGATTACAACGCGGCCGGCTCCTTTGCCGCCGCATCCATTCTCGCGGGTCTCGCCATCGTCACGCTCGTCGCCAAAGTGGCGCTGGAGCGGCGGGGCGCGGGGCGCGTGCAGCGCCCGACCGCCCTTGCGGGGGCCGACAGCATCACTTCGGAGGTCAAGCCGTGA
- a CDS encoding 3-hydroxybutyryl-CoA dehydrogenase: MIKNVGIVGAGQMGCGIAQVAAMAGYKVHIYDLSAERAETGLATINGNLARQVSSGKMSDEDRKKALALIKGSSDINDLSDADLVIEAATEDETVKRKIYGQVCSVLKPEAILATNTSSLSITRLASATDRPERFMGIHFMNPVPVMKLVELVRGIATEEVTFAAAKAFVTSLDKTITVAEDFPAFIVNRILLPMINEAIYTLYEGVGSVEAIDTAMKLGANHPMGPLQLADFIGLDTCLSIMQVLHDGLADSKYRPCPLLVKYVEAGWLGRKSGRGFYDYRGEVPVPTR; the protein is encoded by the coding sequence ATGATCAAGAATGTCGGTATTGTGGGTGCGGGCCAGATGGGGTGCGGGATCGCGCAGGTCGCGGCCATGGCCGGCTACAAGGTCCATATCTATGACCTGTCGGCCGAGCGTGCCGAAACCGGCCTCGCCACGATCAACGGCAACCTCGCCCGCCAGGTCTCTTCCGGCAAGATGTCCGACGAGGACCGCAAGAAGGCGCTCGCGCTGATCAAGGGCTCGTCCGACATCAACGACCTTTCCGACGCCGACCTCGTCATCGAGGCCGCGACGGAGGACGAGACCGTCAAGCGCAAGATCTACGGCCAGGTCTGCTCCGTGCTGAAGCCGGAGGCGATCCTCGCCACCAACACCTCCTCGCTGTCGATCACCCGCCTTGCCTCCGCCACCGACCGGCCGGAGCGCTTCATGGGCATCCACTTCATGAACCCGGTTCCGGTGATGAAGCTGGTGGAGCTGGTGCGCGGCATCGCGACCGAGGAAGTGACCTTCGCCGCCGCCAAGGCCTTCGTCACCAGCCTCGACAAGACGATCACGGTCGCGGAGGATTTCCCGGCCTTCATCGTCAACCGCATCCTGCTGCCGATGATCAACGAGGCGATCTATACGCTTTATGAAGGCGTCGGCTCGGTGGAAGCCATCGACACGGCCATGAAGCTCGGCGCGAATCATCCGATGGGGCCGTTGCAGCTTGCCGATTTCATCGGCCTCGACACCTGCCTTTCGATCATGCAGGTGCTGCATGACGGGCTGGCAGATTCCAAGTACCGCCCCTGCCCGCTGCTGGTGAAATATGTCGAGGCCGGCTGGCTCGGCCGCAAGTCCGGCCGCGGCTTCTACGACTATCGCGGCGAGGTTCCGGTTCCGACCCGCTGA
- a CDS encoding twin transmembrane helix small protein yields MSSFLTFMTMLVMALVAVVLVRGLVNMAKGGSGNTSNKLMQLRVLLQAIAILLIMLTLWVTGGGRG; encoded by the coding sequence ATGTCTTCCTTCCTCACCTTCATGACCATGCTCGTCATGGCGCTCGTCGCCGTCGTGCTGGTGCGCGGCCTCGTCAACATGGCGAAGGGCGGCAGCGGCAACACGTCCAACAAGCTGATGCAGCTTCGCGTGCTGTTGCAGGCCATCGCCATCCTGCTGATCATGCTGACGCTCTGGGTGACGGGCGGGGGACGCGGCTGA